The Setaria viridis chromosome 2, Setaria_viridis_v4.0, whole genome shotgun sequence DNA window GGTCGAAAAGCAACTCCGAGTAGGGTGCCACGCTAAATAGTGGCCGACCTATCGGGAAGTGCTCATACGACCAAAGCTGAAGAAGCAACGAGCAACTAACAAATATGGGCTCCATGGAGTTTACCTTATAGTAGCCCGTGCAAACCCCCTATAGGTCGCCACCAATACAGCTTAACCCCAGTTGTATTGTGGAACCTCATCAAGCGGGGCCTCCACTATAGCCCTCACATAAGGAAGGAGGTGCTTCGGCACCGAGTTCCCTCGGGACGTGCAGAACATGAGCCACCCAAAATGCCATAGTAAGTACGCCTCCAAGTGCCTCACAACTGTGGCGTCGTCGGTGTCGGCTCTTATGTAGTCGGCCTGCACAACCATACAAGTTAATTTATACATTCACAAACGTTAGTGATAACGAAATAAAAAGACAGGTAATTAACTACTAACACTGAACTACATGAACCACTTCTTTGTGGGTCCGTGTGTGGAGCTGAACGTGGGCAAACCGGTCCAAAAACTCCTCACACCAACTATCTGGCACGTCCTGCTCGCCAACGGCCCTGCCGGCACATGGCAGTCCCAGCAGGAGCAATGCGTCCTGCAGTGTAGGGGCCATCTCACCCACTGTGAGGTGGAACATGTGAGTCTTAGGCTCCCAACAGTCAAGAAGAGCTGCTAGGAGTGACATGTCAGAGTAGAAATGTGTCATCTTGTCCACGCGCTTCACTCCTGTGTCCACCATGTCTCCCTCAACCAACCTCGCTATCGGGAGGAGTCCCGCAGCGCGTAGCCTATAGCATGGATAGCATTTATTATTCAACAAAACACAATGTTAGACCTAAAATTGAGTGAACTAAGGAAAATGTACCTCGGAATCCACCGAGCGTAGATCGACATCGTCAAAAGCGGCACACGTGCGCGAAGCATGCCGAGGTTGGCACCCCGTATGGCTGACATGAACGACCGGTGAACGGCGTCCACGCGAGGGTCGAGCAACTTGGGGGTCTTATACCCCTCTCCAGGCTCCTCCGCCATACCTGCAACATGTATAATATTATTACATGACGAATGAAATATATACGACTGACATGGAGACAAAATAATATAATTACATATATTTGAAATAGAATTTACAACACATATGAGTTATATGAAATACAACATAACTGAAATATTACAGGATATAGAATAATTAATATGTCTTAATATTATAACGTAGCTGTCCACAGAGCGGAAACATGACGAATTACGTTACGTATGACTTAATTGACGAAACGTAGGAGTTCATAAACATACAACACACATTACTAGTGGTGCATACATTAATCACAGAACCCCATCGTTGTTTCTATGTGCACGATGACCCCGACCACGTGCTGGAGCATTTGCATCACCTGTTGATGGTCCAGCTTGGTTACTCCCGCCTCCATATGTCATTGCAGGGCACTTCTTGTACGTGTGACCTGTTTCTTGGCCCTTCGAGCAGAGGCGCACTTTATGACtagcttcagattgatccatgttgtTCCGGATGTGTCTGTTCTTGCGTCGCCCAACCCCTTAGAACATTTCTGGATTAGGGTCAGGAATGTAACACGCAGCATTCCCAGGATTATTTATGAAGTTTCCTAGTAAACGATATCCTAAACCTCGTTCCTCCAAGTGGCCCATATAGTTTCCTTGAGGAAGTAATGTGGTACGAACCTACGAGGCTGAAGTCTCCCTGCCTCAAggcatgcagcaatgacataGGTGCAAGGCCTATGAAGTAGTCTTGGCTTCTGGCATGAGCAAACACATTCTTCATTGCTAATGATGCACTCCTGTGTGCGTTTCTCGTGCATCCCTCCCAATCGACCTTTACCCCTGCAAACAACCTCGTACCGACATTCAATGGCACCCACTTCAGTAACACGATGCTTACGAGCCTTTTTAATCGTCTGGTCCATGTGCTCTATCATTTTGTATCCATAAATTTTATGATTATCAGCCATTGACTTATTAGCCACCGCGTAGCATTCCCTgaagtacttcatggtgcggtatAAAAAGAATTCCACGATACCAACTAGAGGTAGTCCCCTAACACCATGCAAGACCCAGTTATACACCTTAGCTAGGTTTGTAGCAATTATACCCCACCTAGCACCTCTCTCATCATATAGCAATACCTACTTTTCCTTcggctcatgctcaatccactgtgagaatgTCTTAATGGACCTACCCCGTCTTCGCCTGACATTTGGACCATCCATTCCAACGTCCTCCAGAGACACAGGGTGGTTGGCCTCGCTGTTTACCGGCCTCTTACCTAGCTCTTCAGATtatttctttgtaagctcatcaagtttcttccaaagTAGATTGAATttcttctcctgattctgggtACATAGCATTTAAACATTTGCATAAGGGTCTTGTTTTTGCATTGGCTATGAAAGTTTgcccccatatgcctcatgcaccacctactcttcaagttcGGCAACTGCGCCGTCCAGCGACGTTCCACATAGCCATTTTGtaggtcttcgattgcttgtagaataCCTTTGTGCTGATCATGAACTATGCAAACGTCCTCCATGTACTTCACAATCATCTTCTTAACCCTTTCCAAGAACCAATACCAACTACCTCCAGAATCTTTCCCCACAAAGGCGATCGCCAGCTGCAACACCTGGTTGTTACCGTTGGACCCAATAGCTGTCAAGATTGTACCtttataccttccagtcaaaaacgtgccatcaatgcaaatgagtGGGCGACATCGTTCAAAAGCCGCAATGCATGGACCCAAGGCCAAGAATGACTGCTGCAGAACCTGTTTGCTTGGATTTCTGAGCACAGGGATAGGTTTCAGGTTGTAGTAGTTTCTTAGATTCCTCTAagcatatggtgtgcaacaggGCAAGGAGGTTATCATACGATACTTTGCATGTATCCCACTTCATCTCTAATGCTTTCTGCTTACCTCAGTAAGCTTTGTGGTAACTAATCTTATATTTGAatttctcctctatggcacgaATAATCTACTTGGGCTCATAGCtaggattctccactatctgaggatacatgtattgagcaacaaaatcaacaaTGAGGTTGTGGTGTTGTGGTTGCAATTcatccagcaagcattggtgctccaCCAGTCTAatcacctcccagtaatccttccacttccccttgCATGTGTGCACCCTATACGGGCAATTTCTTTTaacacaacacacatcatacATTGTCGGGTAGCTCTTTACCATCCTGAACTGCCGTTGCAAAGATAAAGTTGACCATCACTTCACAGCTGtcttcacctcatccccactagggtacaaagcacTGACACAAATCTCATTCTCCTTGTACTCCCAAGGGACATTTTTCCTTTCATTGACTGCTAGATTTGAATGGTCATAACTTGACCAGTTCCGTAGGATAGGATTAACATCATCCTCATCTgatgagtcatcatccatgtactcttctccttcctctctacCTGCTGAACAAACCTAGGGATGTgccctcatcagcctcgccatttggctcacgggtgcctcttcatcctctgcatctccttCTTCTACCCCATGTTCAGTATCTTCTTCAGTTTGCCTATCAGTAAACTCCAGACCTTCCTCGCCTCTAACTTCCCCACCTTCAACTTTTTCTTGCGACTAACCCCTAGACCCAATCTTCTGgaacacttcaacaaacaatatcaGCGATAAACCACGCTCAGTACAAGCATTTACATAGGCTCTCCAGTTCTAGGTTCCTTCAAGCAGCATCAACTCCCAAAATATTATGTCAGTTCGAAACCTCACTACAGCCCTAACAGACAGctcaacttgatctctatcagGATTGAAAGCCTTGAATAGTTAGTTGCATATTGATgcccaagtcctctctcttgctcttggtactTGTTTGCAGAACGACTaaaattcagacaaatctacCCCCTAtgaaccatatctaacctccccagaccatagaacacttggaaaaataaacttGCCTATCAATATCCACGACATGAACAGATATTATTACTAAATGTTAAACAACACCTACATTTCAACAACTAATAAAGATATAACTTATGCATTGCCAATAATAACAATTTTAGAGTTATCTAAATAtatcaacaaattaattttactttaccttgtcaatatacacgacatcAAGAGAGATCATTactccccggcctcctcctcccgccggtgGCGCGGTCCGCGCCACTCCGCCCCACACCTCCTCTACCGCCGACCACTCCTGCGCcactcccccgcgcccgccgctccaCCGCTGCACCCCTGCGCCCCCTCagctcctcctcggcctcgacCGCtccacgcctcctcctccaccgctacgcccccgcgccgcccgcgcccgctggCGCCGCTCCGCTCGAACCGCCGGCCCGCCTGCCcttgccccgctgccgctcctcagtgccaaaataaatagtatcacttttgctatgtatctatgtagaaaatccaaaacgaataataatttgggaaggagggagtagtttatTACTTGTATATATTTTCCAGAAATAGCAACTTAAGAAAGTTACTATATGTGTACATCATCCAAAAGGGACCTAACaattagtactccctctgtttcaaattatagatcgttttgcttttttaggttcataggtgtttgtatgcatctagacatacattatatttaggtgcatagcaaaacatatgcatctagaaaagccaaaacgacctacaatttggatgAAAGGAGCAATAgatattttccaaaaaaaaaaagtaacttaGGTAGGCTACTATAAATGTACATCATAAAGGCACCtaacatcaattttttttaaaaaacaaatcaTGCAAATTCATCTAAAACCAAGAAAATTGTCATGAATAGGCAGTGGCATGGTCTATACCTATGAGAAGTATCATAAACGCACCTTAAAAAAAGTATCATGAAGAAAAACGATGTCGTCTGCATGACAAGCAGGGGAGAAATACAACGTTTAACAGTGTCATATAGACCATGCTCTGATCTAGGCCAGACATTTCTTTTAGATTTTATGAAATTATTTTACATTTCATTTTTTTGCTGGAGTTTGTACCATTTTTACAAAAAACACTTTAATGTGATTTCTTTTCTAATTTTCATTTGGATGCCACTAGAAGTAAACTGTAGACGTTACACATCACCTTTAGCAGAACGGCATCCGCAGGCGGGATGAACTAAATTATTttacatttccttttttttgctgGAGTTTGTACCATTTTTAAAAAACACTTTAATGTGATTTCTTTTCCAATTTTCATTTGGATGCCACTAGAAGTAAACTGTAGACGTTGCACATCACCTTTAGCGGAACGGCATCCGCAGGCGGGATGAACTCCACCATGTCGCCTGCGACGGTGTCGACCAGCCCATTAACCGGAGCAACAGCATCGACCACCTGCGGAAGTTCCAGCACCGTGCACCTGATGCTCGGGaacgccgcggccaccgcgccgGTGCCCCCGGCGACGTCCACCAGCGACGAGATCCCCTCAGCTCGAACACCTGGGGCGACCCACGGATTGCCATGTCCATGACGAACCGCGTGTCCGACGCGAGCGCGTCGTTGAAGAAGCCGCCCAGCGCGGCGTCGCGGCCGAGGACGCCCCAGATGTCCCCGCCGTGCGTCATCTCgaacgccgtcgtcgtcgcagcggcgctgccgccgctcccgtcgccggcaccggcgAGGACCCACTCGGTCAGGTTCATCACCGGCGTCACGAAGGGTGGCGCCACGAACAAGAGCGTCGCCGGCGCGAGGCCGCCGCCCTGGCCACTGTCGCCGTCCACGAGCAGGATGGAGACGGCGGTGACGCGGTACTCGCCGTCGTCGCTCCCCTCGGCGAAGACGCCCGACGCGGCGAGCTCGCGCATGACGCCGCGCAGGCAGGGGAGCCTGCTCGCGTCCAGGGAGAGCTCGGCGAGCAGGTCCTCGAGGGACGTCGCAAAAATCTGTCTAATTTGTGGTCTTTGATCAACTTTGGTATTTTGTGAGGCCTTTGATCAGAtagacagtttttttttttatccaTGAAGGCATTTGTATCGTACTGATCGGAAAGGTACTTCACTTTGAGTGAACCCTGCTGAATCGATGACCGGCGAGAATGTTTTTATCGATCTGCAGGTTGTCATAACCACAAATTAATTTTTCCTCGTTTTCGAGATGTggttcttgttcttttttttcatgtgtTATTACTTATTACTAGAATTGAAAATTAAGGATGTTCAGGATAAAACTAAGGACCCGTTTGGTTTTCTCAGAAATTAGCAGAGCTAAATTTAATTAGGCCCAAATCTGAATTATGTGTTAAAAATCTGTCTAATTTGTGGCCTTGGATAAGAGGGGAATAGCTAACTGGTAATTAGGTACTCTGGGTATTAGAAAGACTTTCTACTTTATTAGGGGCGAATTCAGCCAAGAGCATCATCGGGGTCATTAGGAATCATTACATTATATGACTTTTTATGAGTTGTAATAGTGGTTTACTAAGGATTTGCAAATTTCATCGGGTCAGCTAACCCCGATAAACAGTCTTAGATCCGCCCCTATCTTTATTATACGTGAAATCTGGTTTCGTATTGGAATTTCTTATTAGGGTTTAGTATTTTTTAAGGGGAATTTGTGTTCATATCCCTGTTTTGAACGTCGATGGTGATTTTACCCTCGTATTTTCAACTTTATGATTTTGCCTCTACTTTTTGAAATCGAAGAGAGAGTTTGCCCCTATTATGTGAAGTGCATTTAACGGTGTTAAAATTGGTAAAAGAAGACAAGTTTGTCATTGCGGATTTACCCTTACTATTATGAGTTCTTTGTGCTTTCACCCCtgttttgacaaaaaaaatggaTAGCATTTTGACAGGCTTTAACAAAAAATTGTCAACCAATCTGATAAAGATATTTGGATCTGACACAAAATTTGTCAAAGTATTAGACCAACATCATGACACAAATATCTGATAGGAAAAGCACCAGATCACATATATTAGACCAACAACAGCACCATATGACATATATGCCCAACATAAAGCACCAGATCACATATATTGGAAAACAAAAGCACTAGATGTTCACATTTCATCCCATCATATCCATATCACAACCCAACAAGTTCACATGTCATCCCATCATGTCCGGATCACAACCCAACAAGTTCACATGTCATCCCAACTACTAGAGAACGTACATGGCAAATGGAAAACAGGTCATTCAAGCATCTATGCCTAGCAATGCAGCCAAGTTTCTTAAGTTTCCgcctcttccccttccccttccacCTGCACCTGCTGCTCCCCTCCCTCTTCCCCTTCCCATTCCCCTTCCAGTTTGTGTTGCACTTCCACTTGCACTTGCATTTCATATGACAAGAGTAAAAGTGTGTTATTAAACAAGTTGGTGGTACAAAAATGAataaataagcaaataaattgaaatgaGTATCAATCCATGACTCAGATTGATGCTTGTGCTAAATTGAAATAAATTGAAATGATGATCCCTCTAATCTATCTTTGACATGAAGTAGTTGAACTTGTCAGTTGTGAAGCTCTTTCTTGTTGCCCACATATTCTTGCCATAAAGCTCACCATTGAATCCATTATTCTTCATATTCTTCCACAAATGCCTCATGCACTCTCTATGTTCCACTCCTGGGTATACATCTTCTACATCCCTCTCTATCCTTTTACCGGCATTTGTACTAATGACCAAACCCGTAGGATGACCAATTGCCTTCTTCAAGTTGTTGACAAATCAAGTCCAACTGTCCTTGGACTCGGTCTCATTCACTCCATATGCCACTGGAAATAGCTAGTTATGACCATCCACTGCCACAACTGCTACTAACTGACCTCTTGCCCTTCCTGTAAGATGAGTGGCGTCCATGGCAATGTAGGGCCTACATCCTTGCAAAAATCCATCAatgcatgtgttgacgccaaattttgacacgtatgaaatcggcgtcaggaaaggaagaaatcaggagatgcggcaagacacagaggtcacggttggaaatcggccgattggtgctacagtcaagggtCGGCCGATTGCCCTTTAAGAGTGcaactccgcttcgcccgacccctgagtcctggggtcggatgcgcccgaccctctgagggaggaactccgcctcgcccgaccttaggtcccagggtcggagtagtcagaacccccgacatgtgggccgtaatcgtctgtcccttgccgatggagttggtagaaatcggccgattaggaggctggagcaattgggccggtgtgggcttgaagtggattatgaagataaaaagggagtcagcccatgagagcatgatgattgacccagtacgagtcgtacttgtaaatattctttttttgtttaaaattagagatagagttctagtcggttaagaagtcatttgtaacaggctataaatagccacccttgtagatctgtaatcatcatcaaatcaatacaacaaactactatttcctcgcacttactttcaagcaggcgattttgccaatacttttcttctttttcacgagttcatacgagttggctgggctgcatcaacttgacctccggctgattctataagttccgtttaccgagtaatatctaagctttaacttcgggcgcatcgctgtcgtttcgtttagatttattcaccagttatcgatatccactagaattctaggttttacctgttgttctagttttatcaccagttatccagctaggaattggaactttcggctttcctgTGCCTTAttattcaatctattattttacgcatagccgatttagatctattcctagtgttgttactataagcattgtttagattactccagcagtcttctttattaacgctgcccggtaatcggctgcattatagccgatttccttattacggcaaatcgaccgattcgctgataagctatctcgagatcggaaccttagctgatcgcaacctctgggatctgacacgtttctttccttgccaatcaacaggtcagattggctggcacgccgcgcgaaccgcaccagggcgatcacccgaacaggagctaagcagattctcccgggtcgtgtgtccgacgctgggaattcgatcagccaatttctagcgccaacacacttttggcacgcccggtgggaccaatacaaccgccactatgtcaaaagctgccgaagtctcggaagacaacgtcattgaagtgacggaagcagacctcacaGAGACgaacagaaggaagaattggaaaagcagatggcatactaccggaagacgtgtctgcaatccttcagtcgtaccaggagcgggaaactgtcaaaaagactccgtttccaactctccaccagatcacaatcgccgaggactcgggcaagatgtccgagatggttcaacaatctgtctatcaagctttcattgatcaatccccggtgatttctaatacggtatacaatgccgtcatcagctccttggccaacggcgtgtcccaagggtaccaggggccggcgtatgccccacctattacggccccgaccaggagttattcaaataCACCCTACTTGGCTCCTCAGCCAATCCAGGCTCCAATTGGAGGTCCCggcacctcctcatcatcaatccctCTCGGGCCTAACAGCGCGCCGTATCTCCAGCCGCAGTCCGTTCACTTGTCCTCCGCGCAGTTGTCTCCTTCGaattcaatgccttggggggcaccatcggcgtcggccgtacaagatcaatcggccagctATGGAAGCATTCCAATCCaagcacctttccaatcggctgCGTGGCCGATGATGCCACATATCAGCCTATCatgccggagatgagcaggggggcagaagcaatGGAAGCACTTCAGGGCATTGCGCCGATCGTGCTATATGACGAAGCCGTCGGTTCACTCAGACAGCCGATCCCGACTACGCAACCGGCCACGTCACATCAAGCACGTTCTCACCCACCACccagtcatcccgccgccggtccaccagcacgtgccgattccccagccgatagtccatcagcaacaaccagactggaTGGCACgtatagcggaggtgattcaagagcaattcggtttaaaaccgaagatgcagacctacacatacaagacaccatacccgcctacttatgacttactgcTGTTttcccatcggtacaaagttcccgatttcaccaagtttttggggctggatgacacctccactgtagagcacgtgaacagattcatcatccaatgcggagaggcagtggcgcaggatgctctacgagtgcgccttttctcatcatccctgtccgggtcggccttccaatggttcgctacactgccacccaactcaataattacatgggctaacctagagaggcagtttcacaagtatTTCTATGCGGGGGtcacgagatgaagctttctgatttaaccagcctcggacagagaagtgatgagccggtatcctcgtatgtgcagaggatcagggagatcaggaacaaatgctactccctagccctgactgatgcacaattggccgacatagccttccagggtctcctgcctcatatcaaagagaaatatgcttcacaggagtttgagagcttgagccaaatcgtgcatcAACTGTCTGGccaggaagtacgcccctttgatccatgaaggaacttccagaaaaagatggcgtacttagaggaggttgaatccgaagaagaaacagagatcggcctggcggagtgggttaaaggaaaacagttgatatcgtgtccgttcgggaaaaaggagccggaagtattcggtttcgacacatcaaaggccgataaaattttcgatcttctcctccaagaaggacagatcaaactctcgccataccatacgatcccgtcggccgaacggctgaagaagatgaaatattgcaagtggcataacgccacctcccacgatacaaatgaatgcaaaatcttccgacagcaaatacattcggccatcgaacaaggcaggctcaaatttgaggtcccaacaaagccggccaagccgatgaagatcgaccagcaccccttccccaccaacatggttgacacggggaagaattcgctccaaaccaaggtgctgacatctgaaTCAGCTAAGaaaagcggcgccgtggacctCAGCAATCAAGCGACGCCCGAAGACATCAAGGGAAAACGGCGGATAGAGGATGAATACGACGGATCAGAAGAACCACACAGGCCTGTCACTTCCAAATTTTTGCTcgacaaatatcaacggcagcaggaacgctcaagatcccgagAAGAGGCGATGCGGCAACATGAAGATCACTAGCGATGctcattcttcatccactactgggaaagcaaccttaggttgccgtcggccgataattgtcctgagtgcaacggcccgtatcgtaata harbors:
- the LOC117846021 gene encoding protein MAIN-LIKE 2-like, with amino-acid sequence MVDTGVKRVDKMTHFYSDMSLLAALLDCWEPKTHMFHLTVGEMAPTLQDALLLLGLPCAGRAVGEQDVPDSWCEEFLDRFAHVQLHTRTHKEVVHADYIRADTDDATVVRHLEAYLLWHFGWLMFCTSRGNSVPKHLLPYVRAIVEAPLDEVPQYNWG